Part of the Sciurus carolinensis chromosome 7, mSciCar1.2, whole genome shotgun sequence genome, TTAATTAAATCCtaatggctgaggcaggaagtagTGGTTTATTACCTCCTCCATTCCCCCATGGTGGGGAAACCCGGCTGTGTGTCATCTCCACTGTCTCTCCCCCTCTGATCTTACTTGCAACTACCCTTCCTCAGCTATTTTACTTCAAAAGAACTTCCTCCACCGTTCTGGCAAATGGGTGTGGGGAtaagttaaaacattttaactgAGTGGTTAACTCAGTCAAACCTGCGgtgagtttgttttttaaatatccaaCATACAGGTGATTTCTAGAACTCCTTCCCCCGGGGATGGAATATAAAACCTGGGGAACTCTGGATCCACGGTGATGTCTGTGCCGGCCTCTTCAGAATTCAGTATTTATCCTAGAGCATCAGAAAGTCAGCCTACATCAACATGAAGAGGGGGGTCCTTGGCTTCACTCCTGAAGAGGGTCTTCGCCCTCCACAGACTTTGATCACAAACTTAATAAGTCACACTTGCTCAGAAAGTGTGGGCTTTCGTGGGCTGTGCGACAGGGGACTGTCCTGGAGAGGGCTTATcatcccccccacacacagggATAAAATCTCCTTCTCAACAGTGACAGTGAGCAAGAGTCCCACAGCCAGGTCCCAGCAGGGACCACGCGGGGTGAGCTCTAACTCTAGAGCTTCCCACTGAGACCCGTTCATGGGCTCGCTCAGCACCGGCTCCTTCAGCCCCACCACACGGCAAAGTGCCAAAGGGTCAAGAGTCAAGTGGAAGGCTGCGGAAAGGTTTGGGGGAGTCGGATTAATTAAACCAATCCAACTGCGGTGGAAAAACAAAGTTCTTGGGAAGTAGAGCAGAAAATTACTTCCATGACCATGTAACTTTGCAAACCGTCTGTAGGCCTGAGCTCGGATACAGTGGAAAGAACACTGGAATCAGTGACCCAGCCCGGCCCCAGCCTGGCAGGTACTGGCACTGTCGGGTCGGGCAAGCCTCTGTCCTCCGGAATCCTCCAGAATCTTCTGGATCCCTGATGCTGGAAAAGGCGGGGAAGAGAATCCCTACCTCACTACGGTATcaaagaaaggaagcaagtgTAGCTTAGGAGAAAAGTAAAGGATGTGTAAAAAAGTTGTCTGACGTGACCTTTGCTGTGCTGCCGAGCATCTAGAAATGGCATCGCTAGGGGCCATGCTGGGAAAACCTGAAGAAATCAGATGCTCCACAGCAAAAAGAGCACAGGGAACTTGGAGAAGACTCAGAAGAGCACCATAGAACCacaaagctctaataaaaaaaaaaatttttttaagagtgCCACAGAGATGATTAAAGGGACGGAGAATCAAAACCATACTCAGCAAAGGTTAAAAGAACTGAGTTCATTCTGCTTGGAGAAGACACGTCTAGAGCGTAACTGAATAACTGTTTACAAGAACTCACAGCCTGGTGTCCAGCTGCTCTTTCTGATGGACAGAGGAAGGTATCGTAGCTCCTTGACACTGGCAGACTTGACATGTGCATTTCGGACCGTTTCGTCTGACTCTGAAGGTTCATGACAcgtaataaatttatatttttttctgtgccaCAAATTTTAACCACAGGTGTGTGAAGGGAATCCATTAACTTGGTCTGTGATGGAGCCTTTCCAACCACCCAAAGTAGAAATCTCCATGGGAATGTGTTGCTCCCCACTAATCATCTTGCGCCCAGTAAttcttagaaaaaacaaaaataatagctaCCTTTAAGTGTTTACTCTGTACCAGGCGATTTATGGCTAAGAACTTCATGGGCAGTATTTCTTtaatggagaaaggaaatgagGCATGAATAAGgtaagtaacttgttcaaggtcacccagctggtgAGCAGAGGAGCTAGGATTTTAGCTCAGGTCTAATCCAGAGCCAGGTCCGTACATGCTTCAGCAAACGACCCAGGTGAACAATGGTTCAAAACAGTCTTCAGCCAGTGTGGAGGAGGGCGACTGGTGAGGTGTAAAGCGTTAGACAGTAATGGTCCTCACCGGAAGCAAACGTTTCATCTAAGTTGGATGGAGCTGGTTTTTATGACACAAACCCGACCTCAGAATGCGACTCCCCACACGCGATTGCTGGCACACCTCTGGAGATGCCCTGGATCTGCGGCCTTTCCCCAGGCACCTGCTCACGTCCAGCTGGACTCTGATGACCTCCCTGCAGGCCCGGTCTAGGTTGCTCTCTGTTCCTGCAGCCTCCTGTGCTCACCGTCTGCACAACCAAGCTGATGAGGTACCTACGACCCTGCTTTCCGAGTATAACCAACCACCTTCCTGTACTCCCGCTGCTTTCCAAAATCCGATTCTGGCACAGGCACTCGCTGGATAAATGTTCCTGTTCTTTTTCGGAGCCTGATATGAACCAGGCCAGTGTGAGCCTGTGAGTCGGGGCTCAGATAAACCAAGGGGCTCCTGCAGGAGGTACGGTTGATGTCCAGCGGGGTTAGAAGGAGATCCACTGGAGGAAGGAACTAGATATCAGAGCCGAGAGAAAGTCAAGTCCAAGGCCAGAAGTGCAATAGCCAGATTCATGAAGTGAGAAGCCATCACCAGGAAAGGAGGCAAGTCGCCAGAAGccgaagggaagaagggaggtgACCACAAAGAGTGGCGGGTTTGCAGCACAGGCATCCACAGAACAGGCAGCGACAGGGCTCGCTCAGGTCCAGACGCGTGGCGGGCAGGCAGTTTTCCCCATTCAGAAACACGGGATGGGGTCGCTCTTACGTTCCTTTGTTTCCACGTTCATCTGGAAGGAAAAACGCGACATAGTCATGTTCACGCAGTGCAGCCATCTACAGTGGTGAACCCCAGGGTGCTGCAAAGTCACACAGGAAGAGGCCTGAGCACCACAGGAAGACTGAGCAAGCAACAGAGGAAGAGGGCAGTGTAGGCGAGGACCGTGTCAAGCAGGGAGTCAGAGAGCCAGAGGTCGGGTCGGGGAGGTTTTTGGAGAAGCAAACTTGCAGGTCCAGCTGAAATTTTAGAAGATCGGAGCCGGAAGCCCAAACCAGGGAGCCAAGGCAGGAGCAGGTCGAACATCATTAACCAACAGCCAGAGTCCGGATGACACCAGAAGATTTTGTATGCTACAGTGGGGACCGTGACAGTGAGAGGGACAAGAAGTGGCaagagggaggctgggaggagagAAAGTCAGGTCCTTCAGGAAGGTTCTCCAGGCGAGCCAGCCTCAGTGAGCAGGCAGAAGAGGGGTTGGCAAAGCCACTGGATGAAGCCCAGCATCCAGTCACCGCCAGGCAAGGGACCACAGGCAGGAGGAGAAATTAAACTCTGAAGGCAATTTGATGAAAAAATCAAGAAGGCAAGGACAGGGCCTAGAGAGGGACTGCccagagaaagtaaaattaagaggAGTTCAGCAAAACCAGGAGAATCCTATGCTTGGTGCatggagcacacctataatcccagctaccccggaggctgaggcaggaggacctcaagttcaaggccaacctgagcagcACAGCAAAACtcgatctcaaaataaatataagaaataaagggctggggaggtagcccCCGGGGTTCAAtgccagtaccaccaaaaaataaataaaataaaaacaggattaTTTTCTGAGCTCCTAGGAGAATCGGAGGCGACTGCTCCTGAGGACAGATTCCAGTGTCCTCCCTTCAGATGGGAAGGCAGAGAGAACTGGTGAGGACATTACAGGTGGGTCCCAATCCAGAATGCCAGGGCAGGTGGCCCAAGGACAATCAATGATTTGCCCATCACCTCTGTGGTCATCGGTACTCTTGGGCAGCCACCTATCCTATCATTAGAAATTAGATCACATACAACAAAATATGATATGATATAATATTTGGCATAATACTATGTGATAAATACATATCTACTATCAGGGTTCAATATATCAATATTGTTAGAAACGATATTATCCTTAGAAATGATACTACCTTTAGATCATGTAATTAATTAGACTACCCAATTATCATTCGAAATGCAAGAGGCAGAAAAGTTCAATGCCAGAAGTTACACTGTAAAACCACAGACCCAGCCAGGTTCAAGTGTGGGCCTTGGAGGTACCAGCTGTGTGATCTGATGAGGCGTCGGTTTCCCAGTTCTTAAAACAGAGACAAGAACGCCACAGGGCTGTGGGGGAGAGGAGCGGAGGTCACACGTTTCCAGGGATCCAAGTACAGTCAGGCTGGACCCAGGTCTGCCTCTGCAGAGAACAAAGGCCACCCCAGAAGCACAGGAGCAACGAGGAAGCTGCTTGTGGGGAGAACCCAGGAGGCAGCTGGAGTCCTCCTGAGCTAGTGCGTCAACCTCCATGTGCTGAGTCTTTCTGGAGCAAACCATGTTTTCTGGAGGACTCGTTTTTGATAAGGGTGATCCACAGATGGCAGAAGCACAGAGAGTGATTCAGAAAAGTCCCACCGGGcagtggatatagctcagttggtagagtgcttgctttgcatgcacaaggttctgggttcgattcctggcaccacaaaaaaaagaaaagaagaaaaaaagaaaaatctcaccaGCCCTGGGAGACCCGGGGACCTGAGAAGACTCACATTCATTTTTCCTGGCCTAAAAGACTTGCGATCAGATGATTGTATCAGTCACATAGAAATGCCTATTTTAGAGATgagttaaaaaattattagaactcCTTATGTAGGACATACTTACTTTATTTCCTAATGATAAAAGGAAATAAGTTGAAGCTATTTGTTCAAATATCAGTGTGTTGTGAAATCGTTCTTGCCCTTGGGAAGGAGAATTGAAGAGCTCTTCCCCTATCCAACACACGAAAATCCAGGAAAAGGGCCTATGCAATCCCCTGCTATTACTGACACCTCCCATTTATCCACCTCGGGGTTATCTATGAGATTTCCCCTTCAGCCCCAAACTGCTGGGCCATTTCCTGCCACCGTTGAGAAATACCCACAGATTTTAACAGATTTCACAAAACCTAGCTTAAAAGTTCAAaagtgtttcttaaaaaaaaaaaataggctctGTCTTCTGAAGCCCAATGAAAGTCTGGGTTAGTTTCAGTTCTTCTGAGGATTCTCTCCCACCAGCAATCTGCATTTCAAGACAAGGGGTAACATCTTAGATTTCCCTCCACCACGTGTTCGTTTTCGCAGCAGAACTAAAACACTGCCCATCTCACTTACTCAGTGCACACTCTGAGATACCCCATTCCAACAAATAAACCCTAGAACCTTGTGCAGATGGTAGGGATCCCATAAATTAGCTTCCAGGGGCTGAATGACTGATGGGTATCCTGGACCCCTCGCCGGCTGGTCTCATCTTCCTCTCCCCATCGTGGTCTCCCCTCTGGCCACACTGGCCTACTGGTTCTCAAACACATCCCTACCTCGGAGCCTTTGAACTTCCCCAGGCTCAGAGGCCCTTCCGTCTGATGGGGTCACTCCCTCAGAGATCCTTCCACCCGCTGGATTCAGCACACATCCCCCAGTCCAGCCACCCTTCCGCGGCTACCCAACGTCCTTTCCTACTTGTCCTTCCTGCCACTTATGAACATTTAAGGTTTGCATACTTAACTTGTTTCTGTTTATTGTCAGTCTCTTCCATATAAACTCCAGGATGGAAAATCcttgttttgcatattttactCACTTGAGTAGCCACAGGACCTAGGACAGGGCATGGTACGTAGGGGACATCACTAATAGTGAATGAGAAGAGAACTCAGTGTCAGGGTGAAACCAATGAGAAATGACTAAAGAGTTCTGGTGGCAAGTTCCTTTTTCCCAGGACCTGTTCTGAGCATGTACACAACCacttcaatgctattgtgaaagCAGACTTGCTTTCATAGGTCATCAGGATGTCCCGTCAAGTATTTGAAACCCTAGGCCTTTAATGATAAAGCTTGCTGATGCAACTTGATTATAACATAGCAGTACGAATTCAGGCACCAGTGATATGCTGAAAATGTAACTATGTGCTTGGTTGCTAAAGGATTAGTTGGCAATATGTTGAAATAACCGGTTGCCCCTGATCTGATAAGGCCACAGCCCCTGTGACTAGCCTGCTTGATAAGAATGAGGACTGCACCCAGCTGGTCCCATTACAAAGGCCCTCTGGCTACCTTCCTGCAAAAGCCCAAGGCAGCAGCACAAGAAGCCACCCTTACACCTGCAGGGACTGGCTCCTGGAAATGTCTCTCCTCCCACTGGACAAGAAAGGACTCAGCTTTCCCCAGGATCTGCCTACACCCAGTCCTTATCTAGAGAGGAAAGAAACGTAACCCTTAAGTGGCCTAAGGATCCCAACAACTTCCCAGCCTACCCCAGTCTCAGGAAGACAGAGTCCTTTGACTCTGAGAATCTACTGTCTATGCAAAAGTTTTCTTCTCTCAACAGAAATTTGATTCCTCTTCGCTTCTAGATCTGGAAAATCAGCCCTTCATCAAACTAATATGCAAAAAGATGGAGCCACAGTTGCCAGGACCTCTAAATaacatcaacaaatatttactgagcgtAAGACACTGTGCCAGCAGCTGTCAGGGAGGAAGGATGCAGTCTGAGCTGTCCTTTCCAAGatcttaaaaaagacaaaaactcaTTATGCATAGCAGGGCCCAGTCTTGCCCCCTGATAACCAGTGGAACCCCAGGACAGGTTTCTGAGAGGACTCTAGCATTCCTGAGTGAAATGGTAAGCAAGTCTAAATTGACAAGATAGAGAGATCCTGGAAAGACAgattacaacttaaaaaaaagggagagagagagagagagagagagagagagagagagacagagacagagacagatgaAGTACTGAGGACCCCAGAGAGAGTGGAAAGGGTAGGGGAGGTAAGGACTCAATCTCAAGTCCATGAAAGTCGGGGAactgttcctcttcctccatgAGGACACAGGTTTGTGTTTGGAGAAGAACACTTTGAGGGGAATGCCAGGTATTGTCACTTAAATTAAACTCCAGCTTCTGGAACTTTCTGAAcccctcacttccttcctttttgttcttGAATCCTGATAGGAAGAGAGTCTTTCAATGGAATAAGATATTCAAGATATGCAAGGTCATTGGTATAATCGAGAAGCTAGgagttgggagtgtagctcagtggtagagtatgtgcttacCATGTTCAAGTTCAAGGCattggattcaatctccagcaccagaggaggaggagaggcgggAGCAGGACAGGCAGGAGCAGCATCTTTGCCTTGCAAGAACACCATTCTGAGAATCTAGAAGGGCCAAGCTGTGCACCTATCCTGCTGTGCTTCAGGATGGAACCAAGCCTTGATCCCTTAGGTCACTACATACACCTGAATGGTGGGCAGGAGATGTGGGGTGAGAGAGGATGAAGGGAGACCCAGGAGGAGAGATGACCTCCCACTTCCATCAGAGACAGCTATCTGATGAAAGCAACCAACGCTCTCCATCACCCTCGGGAGAACTCCGACCAGAGGCTGGCGACTCCAGCCCACCAACAGCTGCCAgaagtaaagttttattgaaacatggCCACAGTCAGTTTTTCTCCTGTGATGCTTTTCTGCTTCACAAGTCAAGCCGAGTAGTGAAGGAGACTCGATGGTCCCCAGAGCCAAACAGTCATTATCAGAAAGTTTGCCAAACCCCTGGTTCAAACACAAAAGAGAATTCTGTTCTCTCCATATGCACTCTTCCTCAGAAAGCTAAAATAACGCCAGGGTGCTCCTTCTTTTTCCCGACTGCCTATCCTCCCTCGTTACAGCTGTTTATCATCCCTCTAGTCCCCATTTACATTAGCCCAGAGGAAGAAGGCCATGGGCACCCACCTGTGGGGAATGGGTGACACCGAGGACAGACAAACACCACCTTTCATTGTGATAAAGGACACTGCACTCAGATCTGGAGAAAGCAGCTCCCTGTGCTCTTCTGTAAACACtgagtttggtttttttccaatGTCTTATTTGTTTCATCAATAATCACAATAATCTTCATAAGATTGTATGTTTTTGAATGAAGTGttcttattaaaatacaaataactaaCATATATTGAACTCTTACTGGAACTATCCCATTGAATCCTCATGAGATCCCTGGGAGATGACGACTTTAATCACCATTCTGCAGAACAAACCAGTGAGGAGGGGCGTACTAGTCCATTTGTTTtgttactgtaaaaaaaaaaatacctgaagcCAGGTACTGCtgaagaaaagatgtttaacTCACAGTTGGAGGATGGAAGTTCAAGACGGGGCAGTCCCACTAGATCAGTCTCTGATGAGGGCCTAATGGCAGAACAGAGTGGAAGAGATCACCTTGCTGGAGTAACTGGGGCCCCATAATCACCTCCAAAGGCACGCCTCCCATGGACCTCCCACTAGGTGTCAcctcttttttaaagtttcatctcCCAAAACGGCCACAGTGAGGACCAAGTGACCAACATATGAGCCCTTGGGGGAAAATCCATATTCTAACCATAGCAGATGGCTTCATAAATTTGTCCACGGTCAGATACACAGTGAATGGACAGCAGGGTTTCAAACCACTTCAGAGATATGCTCTTGACCACTATGTTATAGTACTAATTGCCTCAAGAAAATGTgaagggttggggtgtagcttagCGGTAGGGCGCTTGCCCGGCATGCATAAGGTCTTGGGGTCAGTTCTCAgcactgaaaacacacacacacacacacacacacacacacacacaaacacacaaagaataaaatgcaaaaacaaactaaaccaaataaacagaaataaatgttcatcaagcATTCAATATTTAAGAATCTACTAAATGTTAATACCAAATACTAGTATGGGAAGAcaatattagtttttatttatttacaccaATTAATCTGATTTCTTAGATAAATATCttctatgagattttttttaaaaactaattttttctcttctgtgtctttATTTGATTGGAAAGCATTTCTCAGTTATTCTTACTAAATCCAAATATGTAAGACCATCATAAATTTAGTGATTTTATTACATCTGAAGTACAGACAGTAAAAGAAAGACAGCTACAATTTTTCCCACCCTTTATGTAATCCTATTTGTCAAGATACTTACAAAACTTTTAGAGTTCCTAGGAACAGCACTACAGCGTCTGCAATCTTTCAATTCTTGTACTTCAAGAATCCATCAGTCTGTTAACTCATCAGAGGTCCCCAAATAGCAAGCCCTTCTTTGTTCATGACTCAAAACATCAGTTAACAATACAACTCATTCACTATGTTCACtatgtttcaattaaaaacttTGGAAAGAAAGTTATAAAAAGCAGAATCAAACTCCTGAAAGAGTATGCTTCTCTCTGCATAATTTCATCCAAAGAATCAAGCCTAAAAGTTGCCAAtgattccaccagaaaaatttccTCCAGTTACAATCAATATTATAGGACATAAAGGTGGTGAaggattgaaaaatattttttgaagatatAAACTGACAGAGTTCCAATTTTCACTTCAGCATGTAAGAAGATTGGAAGTCTTTGTTCTATCCTTGGttaaaaaactgaacaaactgaaaatcagAAACTCTACTTAAATCTGTCAGAGAAAGTAAGGTCATAGGACAAACCTCTGCCCCCAGAATTGGAGAGATCAACAGGCAGAGATTTGCAACTTAGCAAAGCAGAAACCTTCTCAGGAACCAGTGCTGTAGGCAAACTTGTACTGTAATTGACAAATTGCTGGACAAGTCTAACAGTTAAAATTCTAGATAATCCAACCACAGAGGGTCTCTGCACTTGTGTAAGTTTTATCTCCATGAAACTGACCAGGTCCACACAATGAATCAGAGAAGGATCTTATGCTTCCAGCAGGAAAATTGAAAAGGGAATAATTCTAAAATACGCCAGTGCACTCAGCACTTCTTTTTCTGACTTCAGGAAGAACTATCTTACTAAATCTTAAGCCATTAGAGTTTGAGCCCAAACTATCTGGAAGAGATATACCCTACTCCAAATCCTTCTAGTCTTCCCAGTTTATTCTATGAGATCAGCAGTACCCTAATATCCAAAGTCAAGACATTAGAAGAAAGTTTCAGACCaagaatatagatgcaaaaattctgaacaaaatattagcaagtcaaatccaataatgttttaaaagaattatatactATGAGCAAGTGGAATTTAAGGTATTTGAGGTTGattcaaaattcagaaatgaatatAATCCATCCTATCAACAGGTTaaagaaaaaatcatatgatGGGGCTGAtgctgtggctcagaggtggagtgttttcctagcatgtgtgagctacagggttcgatcctcagcaccgcgtataaataaatgaataaaaataaaggtctagcaacatcaaaaaaaaatatttttaaaaaaataatatgatcatatcaataggtataaaaaaaaaacatttggcaaAATCCAACACCTATTCAAGCtaagaatattctcagcaaaccAAGAATGGAGTTGAACTTTCTTAACTAGACAAAGAACATCCACCTAAGGCCCCATTCAGCGGTCATTCAGATACCGGATGTCCCGCCCCCACTTCCCTCCTCAGCCGCCCTCAGCCAATCTTGACAGCCCTCGGCCGCCCTCGGCCAATCACGACAGCCCTCGGCCGCCCTCGGCCAATCTCGGCAGCCCTCGGCCGCCCTCGGCCAATCTCCGCAGCCCTCGGCCGCCTGCCGTCACCGTCACCGCGCGCCCCGGCCTCCTCCCTCGCCCTCCCCCATTTCCTGAAGGACAACAGCTCGGTTTTACCGGAATCCGCCGTCGTTTTCCCCGCCGGTTTCGGCCGACCTCGAGGCCCGGCAGGAATTCTGGTGTCACCCTTTCCTTCCAGCCACTCCCAGCTCCCCTCTCCTTCGCTGGGCTGCCTCCCCGACGCCCACGCGGTGATCTGGGCCTGGCTCCTCGGTTTTCCGCCGAGCCTCCCGCGGCCCTTCGTTCCCGGTCCCGCGGCCTCCCGGCCATGGCGGAGGCCCGCCCCCTGGCCTAGCATGCAGGGCCGGCCCCGGTTGATCGGTGGTCCCGCCCGCCGCCTGAAGAACCATGGCGTCCAGCAGTAGCGCGACCAGCGAGGAGGAGCGCAGCCTGCGGGAGTGTGAGCTCTACGCGCAGAAGCACAACATCCAGGCGCTGCTCAAGGACTCCATCGTGCAGCTGTGCACCGCCCGGCCTGAGAAACCCGTGTCCTTCCTCAGGGAGTACTtcgagaagctggagaaggaggaggcCCGCCGCACCCAGAATGTGCAGAAAGCGGGCGCCTTCAaagaggccagggaggaggaagCCCCTCGGCCCCCCGATCCCGGGGTCAAGTGTCGGCGGCGACGGGGCGCCATCAGCGCTGAAGTCTACACGGAGGAAGACGCCGTGACTTACGTTAGGAAGGTTATACCGAAAGATTATAAGACGCTGGCTGCTCTAGCCAAAGCCATTGAAAAGAATGTGCTGTTTTCCCATCTTGATGATAATGAGAGAAGCGATATTTTCTATGCCATGTTTCCAGTCTCTTTTATTGCTGGAGAGACTGTCATTCAGCAAGGCGATGAAGGGGATAAATTCTACGTGATTGATCAGGGAGAGATGGATGTCTACATCAACAATGAGTGGGCAACCAgtatgggggaaggagggagcttTGGAGAACTCGCTTTGATTTATGGAACACCTGGAGCGGCCACTGTCAAAGCAAAGACAAATGGGAAACTCTGGGGTATTGACCGAGACAGCTATAGAAGAATCCTTATGGGAAGCACCCTGAGAAAGCGGAAGATGTATGAAGAGTTCCTTAGCAAAGTGTCTATTTTGGAGTCGTTGGACAAGTGGGAACGTCTCACTGTAGCTGATGCATTGGAACCAGTCCAGTTTGAAGAcaggcagaagatcatggtgcAGGGAGAACCAGGGGATGAGTTCTTCATTATTTTAGAGGGCTCAGCTGCTGTGCTACAACGTCGGCCAGAAAATGAAGAGTTTGTCGAAGTGGGAAGATTGGGGCCTTCTGATTATTTTGGTGAGATTGCACTGCTGATGAATCGCCCCCGTGCTGCCACAGTGGTTGCACGCGGCCCCTTGAAGTGTTTGAAGCTGGATCGACCTCGGTTTGAACGTGTCCTCGGCCCATGTGCAGACATCCTCAAAAGAAACATCCGGCAGTACAACATTTTCATGTCCCTGTCTGTCTGAAACCTGCCTCCTGtgcctcccctttctcctttccGGGTTCCTGCTTCTCTCATGcttaattttctctatttgaaGCGCCAAGTGGCCACTGGCATCACAGCTTCTTGTCTCTTTATATTAAAAGTTGCTTTTAGTGCACTGTTCTCCATTTAGAGCATTCACTGAATgctcacatacaaataaatagagTTCTGTGGACTTTGCTGTTACTGCTTCTCTCTCTGCAGTGGTGGTGTTCAAACTGGGCAGTAAGTGTCATGCTTTTGATGAGGGCAGATCCCAGCACCAGTGAATTACCATAGAGCCATGATAGAACACTGGAAGATTATTTGTAAGTAATATAATTTTCCAGTCAAGCATATTCAGGCTGTGGTCACATATACTGTTTTTCTTTATAGAATAAATGTTTTTGCATTAAGCTTGAAGGATTGGGAAACATGGATATAGAAGAATCTTAGTAGAGTAGAAAGACATCTGCCTGTAATTAAAACTAAGGATGGTTACAGTGACCATTTTTGCTAATGATCAGATGGATATGGTTGGTATAGACCTCCACCCTTAACCTGAATTTTTGTTTGCCAAGCTAATTTGCCTGATTCCCTGTGTTTTGTAACTGTTTCTTCTTcaactctgaaatatttttaggTGTGGCTATCTATGCCAGCCTTTTAAGTTTGAAACCAAATGATAGACTACAAATACTGGGTTATGATTTGCCTACATCTGCCTCAGTTCACAGGTTTTATTTATCCAGCTAGTGCCAAATGTATCAGATGCTgaattgaaaataagaatttgaagTCTACCCTTTTGGTTGTTAACTTAGAGCTTTTGGCTAATGTTCTTCATTTGACTCTAGTATGATCTCCTATGTTCAGTAGACTCTGATTCCAGGAGATAGGATTTGCTGAGAGTAGATACAATGGAATAAATGTCACATAGAAAAATGGAAGTGATGTTGTAATCGGGAAGAACCAGGTAGATAAATTGCATTGTTGAGAACTCTCCTCCACTAAGTTCATTGGGGCATGAGGTTTAGGAATAAGTTTTGTATTTTGGTTTAACATTAACCCCCTCCATTTTATGTCAGCTAGAACTTCTGGTGAGGTGGGGTAGGGCAGGGTGGGATGGAATGTGTCCATGTGTCTAAAAGGCCATCCTGCCAGAAGACCTGCTTGCCTATCTGTTCCATTTCTCTgccaacattttctttctttttttttttttaagtcaacttGTGTTTTGAGTCTTACCTGTAACTCAGTATTTTCCTGCCTTATGTATTATACTATTCCTTCCCCAAcagtttattataattttttaaacaaaatttcacaGTTCTATAACGTAGgcacttttatttcattgtgatttatgTATAGGGTAAATATTTGGAGTGACTGCAA contains:
- the LOC124989567 gene encoding cAMP-dependent protein kinase type I-alpha regulatory subunit-like, which translates into the protein MASSSSATSEEERSLRECELYAQKHNIQALLKDSIVQLCTARPEKPVSFLREYFEKLEKEEARRTQNVQKAGAFKEAREEEAPRPPDPGVKCRRRRGAISAEVYTEEDAVTYVRKVIPKDYKTLAALAKAIEKNVLFSHLDDNERSDIFYAMFPVSFIAGETVIQQGDEGDKFYVIDQGEMDVYINNEWATSMGEGGSFGELALIYGTPGAATVKAKTNGKLWGIDRDSYRRILMGSTLRKRKMYEEFLSKVSILESLDKWERLTVADALEPVQFEDRQKIMVQGEPGDEFFIILEGSAAVLQRRPENEEFVEVGRLGPSDYFGEIALLMNRPRAATVVARGPLKCLKLDRPRFERVLGPCADILKRNIRQYNIFMSLSV